ACGCCGAACACCAGGCGCCGGTTCCTCCCCTCGTCGGTCGGGCTGACGGTTTTGCTCTCGCCCGATGTTAAGGAGATCGAGGCGCGCGTTTCCTGGGGAGACTACCGGACGGAACCCGCGTTGCCGGAAGCCGTCCTGCTGCCGGAGCCGCTTCCCGAGGAGATCGGCGAGGACGGGAAACCGAAGCGGGCAACCCGGCCGATGGTGGATTGGGTTCGCACGCCCAAGGAACGGACCGTACGGCTGCAAATTCAGGATGGCCGAGGTTCGCCCATGCTCGTCCCCGAAAGCGCCGCCGAACAGCGTCGTGGCGGCGGCCTCACGTTGGAAACGCACTCTCGACTGTTCACCTACCAGACGCCAGAAGGCCATACCGAGCAGGTTCGGGCGCTGACTGTGTTCCTGGTCAACCGCCGCGCGACGGTGCATCGGTTCTACTCTGACGTGAGCTACGCCTTTCAGGCGCGGCTTGAACTTGGCTGCGAGCAAGGTTTCCGGCCACGCCGCGATATGTCCGGGTACCGTGCGCAGGATTGGGATCTGCGGATTGCGGACCTCCACTACAGAGACGTATTGGAATGGGCCGTAGGCCGCAACGCGGCTGCCGGCTGGGAGGTCAACGGGGATGGGAATGGTCCCGTTACACGGGTCTGGACTGATCCGCTGCCGACAGCCGAAGTCGAGCGCGTCGCGCCCAACGAGGATGCTGAGCTGAAGTCGCACGTGACATTCAGCATGGAAGCATTGGCGCAAGCTGCTGAGTCCGGTAGCGCGGCTTTGGTACAGGCGCTCGACGAACTCCCGAAGCTTTACGGGCTCTGGATCGACGCGGAGCGCCACAAGCTGCTTTCGCTTCCCCAACGTCGCCGAGAGACCGGCCAGCGCCTGATCGACGAGATGGAAACGGCGAAAAATCGGATCACCGCCGGAATTCAGCTCCTGGCACAAAACGACAAGGCGCGCTCGGCGTTCCGGTTCATGAACCTTGCCGTCGCCATGGCGGCGCGGCGCAGGAATGCTGGCGCCTCGGGAGATCCGCAAGCCATGTCGGCGCCGACATGGCGACCGTTCCAGCTTGCCTTCATCCTGCTCAATCTCTCCGGGCTGGCGGAGCGGACGCATCCGGATCGCGAGATTGCCGATCTCCTGTTCTTCCCGACCGGCGGCGGCAAGACCGAGGCCTATCTCGGTCTCGCTGCCTTTGTCATCGCCCATCGTCGCCTGACGGGTTCTGGCTTACTTGGGGCCGGCGTCGCCGTGATCATGCGCTACACCTTGCGGCTGCTGACGCTCGACCAGCTGACCCGTGCGGCCGGCGTGGTGTGTGCGCTCGAATTGATGCGAACCGATCCTGCCAATGCCAACGAGCAAGGACGCCGCTTGCTCGGCGATTGGCCGATCGAGATCGGCTTGTGGGTCGGCTCGGATGCGTCGCCCAACAAGCTCGGAGGACGTGGTAAGTCGGACGAATCCACTGCCGTCGGTCGTGTGCGGCGTTTCAAGCAGGGTACGGACAAGCGGGCGCCAGCTCCCCTCAAGGCCTGCCCATGGTGCGGCACGGAGTTCACGCGCTCGTCCTTCGCCTGCACGCCCAACGACCTCGCGCCGACCAACCTCGAGATTCGCTGCGCCAATGCGACTTGTGATTTCAACCGCAATCGGCCGCTGCCGGTTCTCACTGTCGACGAGCCTATTTATCGACGTCTGCCAGCGTTCCTGATTGCGACGGTCGACAAGTTCGCAGCCTTGCCCTGGGTCGGCGAAACTGGCGCTTTCTTCGGCCATGTGGATAGGTTCGAGGACGGCGTCGGCTTCTATGGCGCAGCCGAGCCAGGCCAAGGGCGGCCATTGGCCAATAATGGCTGGTCACTCGATCCACCCGATCTCATCATTCAAGATGAACTGCACCTCATTTCTGGTCCGCTCGGAACAGTCGCTGGGCTCTATGAAGCGGCGATCGATCAGTTGGCGTCCCGTCGCTTTGGCGAGCGCGTCGTGCGGCCCAAGATTGTCGCTTCGACCGCGACGGTCCGCCGGGCCACCGACCAGATCGAGGCTCTTTTCGATCGCGGGACCACAAGCATCTTCCCGCCGCCAGGCGTAGATCGCACTGATAGTTTTTTTGCCCAGACTGTACCGGCGACAAAGGATCCTGCGAGGATGTACATGGGCATCGCGGCGCAAGGGCGAGGACCGAAGCTCGTCTTTCTGCGGTCTCTCACGACTCTGCTTGCGGCGGCGCAGTCCGAGTCCGGCGCCAACGCGGCTCCCGCCGACCCGTATATGACGGCGGTTTGCTATTTCAACGCGCTACGGGAGCTGGGTGGAGCACGACGGATCGTCGAAGACGAGGTTCGGGATCGAGCCGCCCGTTATGGGACGCAGCGGCATCGGGTTGATCCGCCTGGAAATCCGTTTGCCGATCGGCGCATCAAGGAGCCTCTGGAGCTAACCTCGCGTGTGTCGACGGACGAGGTCGCTAAGGCCAAACAACGGCTCGAAACCCGTTTCGATAACGGCGCAGATCCCGTTGATGTGGCTCTGGCCACGAACATGATTTCTGTCGGCCTCGACATCACGCGCCTTGGCCTCATGATCGTCCAGGGGCAGCCCAAGACTGCGGCGGAGTATATTCAGGCGACGAGCCGCGTGGGGCGCGATCCATTGCGTCCAGGATTGGTCGTCGCTGTTCTGAACCTGCATAAGCCCCGCGACCGCATGCACTTCGAGCAATTCGGTCAATTTCACCGAACATTCTATCGATCCGTTGAGGCTACAAGCGTGACGCCCTGGGCCGCCCGGGCGTTGGACCGCGCCCTTGCGGCTGTCGTTGTCGCAGCCGCGCGCCACGTCGATCCTACGCTCACACCTGAGTTGGCCGTGACAGCGTTCAAGGACAATCCGGCGGTGCGCGACGCTGTTCGCGACGCGATCGTCGCCCGAGCGCCGACGAACATGGTCGCCGGTGGTCACGCCGCGCTGGCGGCGGCAATCGACGCCATCGCCGATGCGTGGATCACGACGGCCGAAGATCAGGCCGCGGGCGGCAACACCTTCGCTTACGCACGGAAGAAAAGCCCCCACCGATTGCTCCATATGCCGCTCGAGCCCGACCTGCCGAACCTTGCAGAAGATCATCGGCGCTTTGTCGCCGGTCGCTCCATGCGAGATGTCGAGCCCAGCGTCGCGCTCAAAGTCAGGGATCCCTGGGGCAATCAGATCGCAAGTGCGGACGATCTCGCATGACCAAAAACGCGCAACGGCTGAGCCAACTGATTTCAACCTTTGGGCCGGGAGCAATGATCGACCTGCCCACAAGGTCGGTGGTGGTCGCCGGTCTCGAGTACTGGGAGATGCGAGCCAACGCCTTCACGACGATCCCCGAGCCACGCCTGACTGCTCGGCTGGAACAACTCCTAAAAGATCAGGGGCGGCTCGACCCGAATATTAGCCTGTCGCTTCGTACACCGCCGATCGCGACCGACGGCGTTAATGGCATTCCGGCTGGCGTCACAGCTCCGATCTTCCCTACGTGGTTCGTCTGCGAGCAGGTCGAGGCGGCAGTCACGGCGACGGCTACGCTCCGGAGGCGGCGCCTGGTCCGCTGGCAGGATCTCGACACTAGGGGACGGCGCAGGTTCGTTTTCGACGACGATCGTAAATCTGAAGTGACACCAATCCGCTTCGTCTGCGCCTGCGAAAAGGGCCATCTGCAGGACATTGACTGGCGATGGGTGGTCCATGGGTCGGTTCAGTGTCAGGAACCGCTTTGGCTCGAGGAGAAAGGCACCAGCGCCGATCCTGCGGACACGAACATCATATGCGGTTGCGGTCGAAGCCTCTCGCTTCAGGACGCTTTCCAACCCGGACGTCTGGGAAAATGCCGTGGCGAACGGCCTTGGCTGCTCGATCGCGATCCTGACGGGTGCGGAGACAATCTCAAGCTTTTGACGCGGACTGCCACAAACACCTATTTTCCGCAAGTCTATACAGTGATCTCATTGCCGAGCGAAGAGGACGATCTGGCCCGCTTGGTCGACGAACTGTCGGGTGATCTAGCTAACGTCCAGACGGTTGAAGACGTCGCTCAAGCGAAGCGGTTCAACCCGAAGGTCTCCGTTTCGCTGGGCGGCTATCCAGACAGAGAGATATTCGAGCGGCTTAAGCGCGTCCGCGACGGGGCAAGGGCAGACGCGTCCCGGTCTCCCAAGACGTCCGAATTCGACGTGTTCGCGAGTGGTCGCCAAGAGATTGGTCATAATCACCCGGCAGCGAAGCTCTATGCCGAAACGCTCCCACGGGCGACATGGGCCGACCCAAGTGTCAGCGTCGACACCTCGGCGATAAAAAACCTTGTCGCCGTTCATCGGTTGAGAGAGGTCTCGAGTCTCTACGGATTTACACGATTTGAAGCTGCACCGACCAGCTCCGATGGCGACGTTGAAGACATCCAGCTGGCTGTTCGGGGGGCGCCGATTTCGCGTGGAGCCGACTGGTTGCCGGCGATCGAGCAGTTCGGAGAAGGGCTCTTCATCCACGTCGACGAACAAGCGGTGAACCGTTGGCTTCAAGAGCCTGATGTCGTCGGCCGACAGGCGAGCCTCCTTCGCGGTTATGGCCATTGGCGCGCCAGGTTCGCCGGAGGGGCGCCGAACTATCCCGGCACGGCCTATACGCTACTGCACAGCCTCTCGCATGCCCTTATTGCGGAGATCGCACTGGATAGCGGATATCCCGCGAGCGCATTGAAGGAACGCATCTATGCGCTCACCGACACCCGTAACGGCGGTGCCCCAAGCAAGTGCGGCATCTTAATCTACACCGCGACGCCAGGCGCCCAGGGCACATTGGGCGGTCTCGTAGCTGCCGGATCGCGGTTCTCCAGCATTCTGCGAAGCGCGCTTGATCGGTTGATGATCTGCTCGAACGACCCGGTCTGCGCGGACCATGAGCCTGATGGCCGAAGCGGGGATCGGGCGACTCATGGCGCTGCCTGCCACGGATGCCTGCTTATCGCGGAAACGAGCTGTGAAATGCGGAACCTGTTTCTAGATAGAAGCCTTCTGGTTCAAACGATGGCGGGACATCGAGCGAATTTCTTCGATTGATAGGCGGCAGAGGTGTGCA
The Acidibrevibacterium fodinaquatile genome window above contains:
- the drmA gene encoding DISARM system helicase DrmA — translated: MTSSVDIRARLVNLFRRDLIGPGPQDPDLAAERLNESPSRWYLTGFLAPADDPLGLEGEDGDDDPSAQEEMEIDVEESDTEGAGGAAGDNEEPETPNTRRRFLPSSVGLTVLLSPDVKEIEARVSWGDYRTEPALPEAVLLPEPLPEEIGEDGKPKRATRPMVDWVRTPKERTVRLQIQDGRGSPMLVPESAAEQRRGGGLTLETHSRLFTYQTPEGHTEQVRALTVFLVNRRATVHRFYSDVSYAFQARLELGCEQGFRPRRDMSGYRAQDWDLRIADLHYRDVLEWAVGRNAAAGWEVNGDGNGPVTRVWTDPLPTAEVERVAPNEDAELKSHVTFSMEALAQAAESGSAALVQALDELPKLYGLWIDAERHKLLSLPQRRRETGQRLIDEMETAKNRITAGIQLLAQNDKARSAFRFMNLAVAMAARRRNAGASGDPQAMSAPTWRPFQLAFILLNLSGLAERTHPDREIADLLFFPTGGGKTEAYLGLAAFVIAHRRLTGSGLLGAGVAVIMRYTLRLLTLDQLTRAAGVVCALELMRTDPANANEQGRRLLGDWPIEIGLWVGSDASPNKLGGRGKSDESTAVGRVRRFKQGTDKRAPAPLKACPWCGTEFTRSSFACTPNDLAPTNLEIRCANATCDFNRNRPLPVLTVDEPIYRRLPAFLIATVDKFAALPWVGETGAFFGHVDRFEDGVGFYGAAEPGQGRPLANNGWSLDPPDLIIQDELHLISGPLGTVAGLYEAAIDQLASRRFGERVVRPKIVASTATVRRATDQIEALFDRGTTSIFPPPGVDRTDSFFAQTVPATKDPARMYMGIAAQGRGPKLVFLRSLTTLLAAAQSESGANAAPADPYMTAVCYFNALRELGGARRIVEDEVRDRAARYGTQRHRVDPPGNPFADRRIKEPLELTSRVSTDEVAKAKQRLETRFDNGADPVDVALATNMISVGLDITRLGLMIVQGQPKTAAEYIQATSRVGRDPLRPGLVVAVLNLHKPRDRMHFEQFGQFHRTFYRSVEATSVTPWAARALDRALAAVVVAAARHVDPTLTPELAVTAFKDNPAVRDAVRDAIVARAPTNMVAGGHAALAAAIDAIADAWITTAEDQAAGGNTFAYARKKSPHRLLHMPLEPDLPNLAEDHRRFVAGRSMRDVEPSVALKVRDPWGNQIASADDLA
- the drmB gene encoding DUF1998 domain-containing protein, coding for MTKNAQRLSQLISTFGPGAMIDLPTRSVVVAGLEYWEMRANAFTTIPEPRLTARLEQLLKDQGRLDPNISLSLRTPPIATDGVNGIPAGVTAPIFPTWFVCEQVEAAVTATATLRRRRLVRWQDLDTRGRRRFVFDDDRKSEVTPIRFVCACEKGHLQDIDWRWVVHGSVQCQEPLWLEEKGTSADPADTNIICGCGRSLSLQDAFQPGRLGKCRGERPWLLDRDPDGCGDNLKLLTRTATNTYFPQVYTVISLPSEEDDLARLVDELSGDLANVQTVEDVAQAKRFNPKVSVSLGGYPDREIFERLKRVRDGARADASRSPKTSEFDVFASGRQEIGHNHPAAKLYAETLPRATWADPSVSVDTSAIKNLVAVHRLREVSSLYGFTRFEAAPTSSDGDVEDIQLAVRGAPISRGADWLPAIEQFGEGLFIHVDEQAVNRWLQEPDVVGRQASLLRGYGHWRARFAGGAPNYPGTAYTLLHSLSHALIAEIALDSGYPASALKERIYALTDTRNGGAPSKCGILIYTATPGAQGTLGGLVAAGSRFSSILRSALDRLMICSNDPVCADHEPDGRSGDRATHGAACHGCLLIAETSCEMRNLFLDRSLLVQTMAGHRANFFD